From one Herpetosiphon gulosus genomic stretch:
- a CDS encoding DnaD domain protein — MVAFHGFSTENLVPLPAEFFSDVLPSISNLAELKVTLHVFWLVSQQRGRAKRVSWDALSSDSALAQSLRAVSQLRPTSDVLEEALGLAVERGTLLHLISPEPGRVVSWYLVNTQANRHWVERQAGQRVLAPEASPAALPTIFGLYEQNIGLLTPLLIEQLHEASAKYPAVWLEEAIAKAVEANVRNWRYIRRILERWETDGKESTSHRSEQLFDLSKYTTGKYAAFFGRSGDSDGGDLSDL; from the coding sequence GTGGTGGCGTTTCATGGCTTCTCAACTGAGAATCTCGTGCCGCTACCGGCAGAATTCTTTAGCGATGTTCTCCCTTCAATCAGCAATTTGGCTGAACTCAAAGTAACCCTGCATGTCTTTTGGTTGGTCAGCCAGCAGCGTGGCCGCGCCAAACGCGTTTCATGGGATGCCCTGAGCAGCGACAGTGCCTTGGCTCAATCGTTGCGGGCTGTTTCGCAATTGCGCCCAACCAGCGACGTGTTAGAAGAAGCCTTGGGTTTGGCGGTTGAACGAGGCACATTACTGCACTTAATCAGCCCTGAGCCTGGCCGCGTGGTCAGTTGGTATTTGGTCAATACCCAAGCCAATCGGCATTGGGTTGAGCGCCAAGCGGGCCAGCGTGTGCTTGCGCCAGAAGCTAGCCCAGCAGCCCTGCCAACCATTTTTGGGCTTTACGAACAAAATATTGGCCTGCTAACGCCGCTGCTGATCGAGCAATTGCACGAGGCCAGCGCTAAATATCCCGCTGTATGGCTCGAAGAAGCCATCGCCAAAGCGGTTGAGGCCAATGTGCGCAATTGGCGCTACATTCGGCGCATTCTAGAACGGTGGGAAACCGATGGAAAAGAATCTACGTCGCATCGATCCGAGCAGCTTTTCGATCTCAGCAAATATACCACGGGCAAATATGCCGCCTTCTTCGGAAGAAGCGGCGATTCCGATGGAGGAGATTTGTCCGATTTGTAA
- a CDS encoding ATP-binding protein, whose amino-acid sequence MPPSSEEAAIPMEEICPICKGAGYFCMDVPISDPNFGHLITCQCKLAEKEGRQRDKLWQQSNLQAFETKNFDTFNTHVVGVSEAFTRAKAFAQAPKGWLFLYGTYGCGKTHLAASIANEAVRREYQTIFMVVPDLLDYLRSTFGPNSEVAYDERFEKIRNIQLLVLDDLGTESSTGWAREKLFQIINHRYNHRLPTVITSNADLDKFDPRVASRLSDADICSQVLIKATDYRQTTTRNNNIRYK is encoded by the coding sequence ATGCCGCCTTCTTCGGAAGAAGCGGCGATTCCGATGGAGGAGATTTGTCCGATTTGTAAGGGTGCTGGCTATTTCTGCATGGATGTGCCGATCAGCGACCCCAACTTTGGCCATTTGATTACCTGCCAATGTAAACTCGCCGAAAAAGAAGGCCGCCAACGTGATAAACTATGGCAACAAAGTAATTTGCAGGCCTTTGAAACTAAAAACTTTGATACCTTTAACACACATGTGGTTGGGGTTAGCGAGGCTTTTACCCGAGCCAAGGCCTTTGCCCAAGCGCCCAAGGGTTGGCTATTTCTATATGGAACCTATGGCTGTGGCAAGACCCATCTAGCAGCCTCGATTGCCAATGAAGCAGTGCGCCGCGAGTATCAAACGATTTTTATGGTTGTACCGGATTTGCTGGATTATTTGCGCTCGACCTTTGGCCCAAACTCCGAGGTGGCCTACGATGAGCGCTTTGAGAAAATTCGCAATATTCAGCTTTTAGTGCTCGACGATTTGGGCACCGAAAGTTCAACTGGTTGGGCTCGCGAAAAGCTGTTCCAAATTATCAATCACCGTTATAATCATCGCTTACCAACCGTCATTACATCAAATGCCGATTTAGATAAATTCGATCCACGGGTCGCATCACGTTTGTCTGATGCAGATATTTGTAGTCAGGTGCTGATCAAAGCAACTGATTACCGACAAACAACAACACGTAACAATAACATTCGATACAAGTAA